One genomic segment of Panicum virgatum strain AP13 chromosome 2N, P.virgatum_v5, whole genome shotgun sequence includes these proteins:
- the LOC120662255 gene encoding importin-11-like isoform X2 has translation MVLFRTLKELSTKRLAVDQKNYAEITGHLFEYTWNLWKSDVQTILQNLSMLLQRNDMDSILEQSNDLILICDRWLLCLKIIRQLIFSGYASDSRTALEVWQVREVCPTVLTAIKSLLPYYDSFKDKQAKLWDFAKRACIKLMKVLVTLHGRHPYSFVHQTVLPAIVDFCLNMITSPEQAGTSFEEFLIQSMVLVKSVLECKEYRPSPTGRVIHENAQPLSLEQRKKNFAAVASDMLKVVLPGDRVMLLCNILVRRYFIYTAKDLEEWSENPESFHHEQNLVQWTEIKRPCAEALFIVIFEKYRELLAPVVVSVLREAMAVSPPQETDVTAGMLLKDAAYTAAGHVYYELSNYLNFNEWFHGSLSIEVSNHHPNMRIIRRKIALLLGQWISEIKGDTRKLVYHALVGLLQDNDIAVRLAACSSLCYLFQESSFSELDLFECLPTCWTMSFKLIEDVQEFDSKVQVLNFISVLLEHAGDKIIPFASQLSQFFQMIWDESAGESLLQIQLLTALKTFVSSLGFQSPLSYHVLIPILQNGVNIDSPDALNLLEDSVLLWEATLSNAPSIVPQLLDLFPYLVGIVNRSFDHLEVTIKIIEDYAIFGGSEFLKSHGASLANIIDTIIGNVNDKGLLTSLPIVDLLIQIFPLEAPPLMSSALQKLIFISLSQDDGQNPSRTAVRASSGAILARLLVMNTNFSAQLLSEPPLLASIQQAGIAVSNNMLISLIDMWIDKVDDANATQQKEYAMALSVVLTLQVPQVIDKLDDILSVCTTVIIGSREVKTIDDTSGDITSSSWIGNDCSGYSNTSSKELRKRQVKDSDPIKQASLENVLRGNLKACAALHGDAAFNAAISRIHPSAFAQLQQALNTA, from the exons ATCACTGGCCACTTGTTTGAGTACACCTGGAACCTTTGGAAGAGCGATGTGCAGACTATATTGCAGAATCTTTCTATGCTCTTGCAGCGAAATGACATGGATTCCATTTTGGAGCAATCAAACGACCTTATTTTGATTTGCGACCGGTGGTTGCTCTGCTTAAAGATCATTCGACAGCTAATTTTTTCAGGTTATGCTAGTGACTCAAGAACTGCACTG GAGGTCTGGCAGGTCAGGGAAGTTTGTCCAACGGTTTTGACAGCCATTAAATCCCTTCTTCCATATT ACGACTCCTTTAAAGACAAGCAAGCTAAACTCTGGGACTTTGCAAAAAGGGCATGCATTAAGTTGATGAAAGTCCTTGTTACCTTACACGGCAGACATCCATATTCTTTTGTTCACCAAACTGTGCTTCCAGCTATAGTTGACTTCTGCTTAAACATGATTACAAGTCCTGAACAGGCTGGCACATCTTTCGAGGAGTTTCTTATACAAAGCATGGTTTTGGTTAAATCAGTATTGGAGTGCAAAGAATACAGACCAAGTCCCACAGGGCGGGTGATCCATGAAAATGCACAGCCTTTAAGTCTGGagcaaagaaagaaaaactttGCTGCAGTGGCTAGTGACATGCTGAAGGTCGTTTTGCCTGGTGATCGAGTCATGTTGCTTTGCAACATTTTAGTAAGGAG ATACTTCATTTACACAGCAAAAGATTTGGAAGAATGGTCAGAGAATCCTGAGTCCTTTCACCATGAGCAGAATTTGGTTCAGTGGACTGAGATAAAACGGCCATGTGCTGAAGCCCTCTTCATTGTTATCTTCGAGAAGTATAGAGAG CTGCTAGCTCCAGTTGTTGTTTCTGTTCTTCGCGAAGCTATGGCTGTTTCTCcaccacaagaaactgatgtTACTGCTGGAATGCTTTTAAAGGATGCCGCATATACAGCTGCTGGGCATGTTTATTATGAACTTTCGAACTACCTCAATTTTAATGAATG GTTCCATGGATCTCTATCTATTGAAGTTTCAAATCATCACCCCAACATGCGTATCATTCGTAGAAAAATTGCATTGCTACTTGGGCAATGGATTTCTGAG ATCAAGGGTGACACTCGGAAATTGGTCTACCACGCTTTGGTTGGATTGCTGCAGGATAATGACATAGCTGTTAGG CTAGCAGCATGCTCTTCTCTGTGTTATCTATTCCAAGAATCTAGTTTTTCGGAACTAGATTTGTTTGAATGTCTTCCTACATGTTGGACAATGAGTTTCAAGTTGATAGAAGAtgttcaagaatttgattcaaaG GTGCAAGTGTTGAACTTCATTTCAGTTCTTCTTGAACATGCTGGAGACAAGATTATTCCATTCGCAAGTCAGTTATCACAATTTTTCCAGATG ATATGGGATGAATCTGCAGGTGAAAGTTTGCTACAGATTCAATTGCTAACGGCACTGAAAACTTTTGTTTCTTCACTTGGATTCCAGTCACCTCTTTCTTACCATGTGCTTATTCCTATACTCCAAAATGGCGTTAATATTGACAGTCCTGATGCTCTTAATCTTCTTGAAGACAGTGTTCTG TTATGGGAAGCAACCCTTTCAAACGCCCCTTCCATTGTACCTCAACTTCTGGATTTATTCCCTTACCTTGTGGGCATTGTGAATCGAAGCTTTGACCATCTGGAG GTTACAATCAAAATAATTGAGGATTATGCAATTTTTGGTGGATCAGAATTTTTGAAAAGCCATGGTGCAAGTTTAGCGAACATCATTGATACTATTATTGGAAATGTCAATGACAAAGGACTTCTCACTTCACTTCCTATTGTTGATCTTCTTATTCAG ATTTTTCCTCTGGAAGCTCCACCATTGATGTCCAGTGCTCTTCAG AAACTTATCTTCATATCTTTGAGTCAAGATGATGGGCAGAACCCATCAAGGACAGCTGTTCGTGCATCCTCTGGAGCTATTCTTGCCAGGCTTCTGGTGATGAACACCAACTTTTCAGCACAACTATTATCAGAACCTCCCCTTTTGGCGAGCATCCAACAAGCGGGTATTGCTGTGAGCAATAATATGCTTATTTCATTAATTGATATGTGGATCGACAAG GTAGATGATGCAAATGCTACACAGCAGAAGGAGTACGCAATGGCTCTTTCAGTAGTTTTGACCTTACAGGTACCTCAGGTCATCGACAAACTTGATGACATATTAAG TGTCTGCACCACTGTCATAATAGGAAGCCGTGAAGTAAAGACTATCGATGATACTAG TGGCGATATTACAAGCTCTTCCTGGATAGGCAATGATTGTTCAGGTTATTCCAATACTTCAAGCAAAGAGTTGAGGAAGCGCCAA GTAAAGGATTCAGATCCTATCAAACAAGCATCGCTAGAGAATGTGCTAAGAGGgaacttgaaagcatgtgcagCTCTCCACGGGGATGCAGCATTCAATGCGGCCATAAGCAGGATCCATCCATCAGCATTCGCTCAGCTCCAGCAGGCCCTGAATACTGCATAA
- the LOC120662256 gene encoding probable AMP deaminase, translating to MDSPYALHLAVAALVGASFAAASAYYMHRKTLDQLLRFARDQRRRTRLPPDGGAHDYDLEDAEEDQDHTPPHRDHDRRTMPIPPGLPPLHTGREGRPVISPGSTKRVGAIVRPTTPKSPVPIVSSFERIEDSDDEEEDLVPDAKNDAAYLTTNGTIESELLPDKTSQNGELKTVPSTQMIRSHSATGSLHAPQLNPIAADILRKEPEHETFSKINITAVETPSPDEIEAYKVLHKCLELRERYIFREEVAPWEKEIITDPSTPKPNPNPFNYEHQAKTEHHFEMVDGVVHVYPNKDSRERLYPIADATTFFTDMHYILRVLAAGDIRTVCHHRLNLLEQKFNLHLMVNADRELLAQKAAPHRDFYNVRKVDTHVHHSACMNQKHLLRFIKSKLRKEPDEVVIFRDGTYLTLKEVFESLDLTGYDLNVDLLDVHADKSTFHRFDKFNLKYNPCGQSRLREIFLKQDNLIQGRFLAELTKEVFSDLEASKYQMAEYRISIYGRKKSEWDQMASWIVNNELYSENVVWLIQIPRIYNVYREMGTINSFQNLLDNIFLPLYEVTIDPASHPQLHVFLEQVVGLDLVDDESKPERRPTKHMPTPEQWTNVFNPAYAYYVYYCYANLYTLNKLRESKGMTTIKLRPHCGEAGDIDHLAAAFLTSHNIAHGVNLRKSPVLQYLYYLAQIGLAMSPLSNNSLFIDYHRNPFPTFFLRGLNVSLSTDDPLQIHLTKEPLVEEYSIAASLWKLSSCDLCEIARNSVYQSGFSHRLKSHWIGRNYYRRGPEGNDIHQTNVPHIRVEFRHTIWKEEMELIHLGNVKLPEEIDK from the exons atggaCTCCCCCTACGcgctccacctcgccgtcgcggcgctCGTCGGCGCCTCCTTCGCCGCGGCCTCTGCCTACTACATGCACCGCAAGACCCTCGACCAGCTCCTCCGCTTCGCCCGCGACCAACGCCGCCGCACCCGCCTCCCCCCCGATGGCGGAGCCCACGACTACGACCTGGAGGATGCCGAAGAGGACCAAGACCACACTCCGCCGCACAGGGATCACGATCGCCGCACCATGCCCATCCCGCCGGGGCTCCCGCCGCTCCACACCGGCCGAGAgg gtaggccagtaatatctcCAGGTTCAACTAAAAGAGTTGGCGCTATTGTTAGACCGACTACACCAAAATCCCCTGTCCCTATTGTCAGTTCGTTTGAGAGAATTGAAGATTCggatgatgaggaggaggatcTTGTTCCAGATGCCAAGAATGATGCTGCTTACTTGACCACAAATGGCACTATT GAATCCGAGCTCCTTCCAGATAAAACAAGCCAGAACGGGGAGTTAAAAACAGTACCATCAACACAGATGATTAGATCCCATAGTGCAACTGGCAGTCTGCATGCGCCCCAGCTTAACCCAATAGCAGCTGATATACTTCGAAAGGAGCCTGAGCATGAAACCTTCAGTAAGATCAACATCACAGCTGTTG AGACTCCTTCTCCTGATGAAATTGAAGCATATAAAGTTCTTCATAAATGTCTTGAGCTGCGTGAGAGATACATATTCAGAGAAGAAGTTGCTCCTTGGGAGAAGGAAATCATAACTGATCCTAGTACTCCAAAACCTAACCCGAATCCATTCAATTATGAACATCAGGCTAAAACTGAA CATCATTTTGAGATGGTTGATGGTGTCGTTCATGTATACCCCAATAAAGATT CTAGAGAAAGACTCTATCCTATTGCTGATGCAACTACTTTCTTTACTGATATGCACTACATCCTCCGTGTATTGGCTGCTGGGGATATCCGAACTGTGTGTCACCACCGTTTAAATCTTCTAGAGCAA AAATTTAATCTCCATTTGATGGTCAATGCGGATAGAGAACTGCTTGCTCAGAAAGCTGCACCGCACCGGGACTTTTACAATGTTCGGAAGGTTGATACTCATGTTCATCACTCCGCATGCATGAACCAGAAGCATTTGTTGAGATTTATCAAGTCAAAGTTGAGGAAGGAACCTGATGAG GTCGTAATCTTTAGAGATGGGACCTATTTGACTCTTAAGGAGGTTTTCGAGAGTTTGGACTTGACTGG GTATGACCTCAATGTTGATCTCTTAGATGTCCATGCGGATAAGAGTACATTTCACCGTTTTGACAAGTTCAATCTGAAATACAACCCATGTGGCCAATCTCGCCTGAGGGAGATCTTCTTAAAACAGGATAATCTTATTCAAG GTCGCTTCCTTGCTGAGCTCACAAAAGAAGTGTTTTCTGACCTTGAAGCAAGTAAATATCAG ATGGCTGAGTATCGGATATCTATTTACGGGAGGAAGAAAAGTGAATGGGACCAGATGGCTAGTTGGATAGTGAACAATGAGTTATACAGTGAGAATGTTGTTTGGTTAATTCAG ATTCCTCGGATATACAATGTATACAGGGAGATGGGCACAATCAATTCATTCCAAAACCTCCTTGACAACATTTTTCTCCCTCTTTATGAAGTAACTATTGACCCTGCTTCACATCCTCAGCTCCATGTTTTCTTAGAACAG GTTGTTGGGTTGGATTTGGTGGATGatgaaagcaaacctgaaaggCGCCCAACAAAACATATGCCAACACCTGAGCAATGGACTAATGTTTTCAATCCGGCCTATGCATATTATGTGTACTATTGTTATGCCAATCTGTACACACTGAACAAG CTTCGTGAGTCCAAGGGCATGACAACAATCAAACTTCGTCCACACTGTGGTGAG GCTGGCGATATCGATCATCTTGCTGCAGCGTTCCTTACTTCACATAATATTGCTCATGGGGTTAATCTTAGGAAATCCCCTGTTCTTCAATACCTGTATTATCTTGCTCAG ATTGGTCTTGCAATGTCTCCTTTGAGTAACAATTCGTTGTTTATTGACTATCACCGGAACCCTTTCCCTACATTTTTCCTAAGAGGACTTAACGTGTCTCTCTCAACTGATGACCCTTTACAAATTCATCTGACAAAGGAACCTTTGGTTGAAGAATACAGTATCGCTGCTTCG CTTTGGAAGTTGAGTTCGTGTGACTTGTGTGAAATAGCAAGGAATTCTGTGTATCAGTCCGGTTTCTCTCACAGGCTCAAG TCCCATTGGATCGGGAGAAACTACTACAGAAGGGGTCCTGAGGGCAATGACATCCACCAAACAAATGTTCCTCACATCAGGGTTGAATTTCGACACACG ATTTGGAAAGAAGAAATGGAGCTAATACATTTAGGAAATGTTAAACTACCAGAAGAAATTGACAAATGA